The DNA sequence AACTGGCCGCGCGCGGCCGGGTCATCCTGGTGGACCGGAACCCCGTCGTCGGCCCGGAACTCGGCGAAGGGCCTCGCCCGGCGATCGAGGCCGCCCTCGACCGACTGGGCGTGGAGCGGCGCCTCGGCACCACCGTGACCGCGGTGAAGGAGGGCTCCGCGCAGTTGGCGGACGGCACGTGGACCGAGGCGGACGCGGTCATCTGGACGGCCGGACTGCGGGCGAGCCCGCTCACCGCGCAGATCGAGGGTTCCCGGGACCGGTTCGGCCGCCTGGAGGTCGACGCCCAACTGCGGGTCTCCGGCGCCGTGTTCGCGGCGGGCGACACGGCCGCCGCGCGGCTCGACGCCGAGCACGTCACCGTGCAGAGCTGCCAGTACGCTGTCCCGCTGGGCAAGACAGCGGGCCACAACGCCGCCGCCGACCTGCTCGGCCTTCCCCTCATCGACTTCGCCCCCGGGCCCTACGTCACCGACATCGACCTCGGCGGGGCGGGCGCGGTCTTCACCCGGGGCTGGGACCGCGAGGTCGAGTCCACCGGGGCCGACGGCAAGCTCGTCAAGAAGTGGATCATGGAGAAGATCGAGCCCCCGGTCGACGACGCGCAGGAGATCCTGAACGCGGCGGCGTATGTCCACGTCGTGATCCCCGCGGCCCACGAACTGTGACGGGCGAGCCCGCGCGCACTGCCGACCCCCTCCGGCCGGGCGCCGCACTCCACGTAGAGCTGTGGGCCATGAGCACACCCCGCTAATCGGCAGGGGTGTTGCCGCGAGCCGCGATGTGCGCGGGCGGCGCGATGCCCGTGGGCAGGAGGGGGTCGGCCTCCGGTTCGCCCCATGTGGAGTTCAGCGGCAGCACTCCCGCCCAGATGCCGAGGGCGGCGTCGGGCCCGTCCCCGTCCTCGGGCGCGCCGGTGCGTATCTTGACCGACGCCTCTTCGAGGGAGAGCGCGAGCAGCGCGGTCGCCGCCAGTTCCTTGCGGTTCGGCTGCCGGGCGTAGTCCCACTGTCCCGGTGCCGCCTGCTCGGTCAGGCGCCACAGGCCCGCCAGCTTCTCCTCCGGGTCCGTGACGAGGCGCGGGACTCCGTAGATCATCGCGCTGCGGTAGTTGACGCCGTGCTCGAACACCGAGCGGGCGAGCACCAGACCGTCCACGTGCGTGACGGTCACGCACACCGCCGCCTCGGGCGAGGCGACCAGACTGCGGCTGGCGACGGAGCCGTGGAAGTAGAGATGCCGACCGTCACTGCCGTAGACGGTCGGCACGACCATCGGGGTGCCGTCGATGACGACGCCCAGATGACAGAGGAATCCGGCCTCCAGGACGGCGTCGAGCCGGGCGCGCTCGCGGCTGCCTTGCTCGCGCAGGCGACGGTGGCGGGTGCGGGCCGTCTCCGGGAGTGCGGACGGCAGTTGTTCGTCGGTCACGTCGCCTCTTTCTGAGCGCCGGCTTTCGACACAGATCGAATGCCAACGATATCCGGCGCAACGCTCTTATCAAGCTACGGAATCAGTAGTAGACAGCCATCCCATGCGCGGAATCCCTTGAGCCTCGCCCCAGCTCAGCGCCTACGCTTTCGTCACGACCGGTCCAGCCGGGCCAGCTCCGCGTCGACGGCCTCACGGACGAGGCCGCGCGCGTGGTCGAGGGACAGGCCGCCGCTCAGCCAGCGCATGCTCAGACCCTCCAGGAGGGCGGTGAGGCGTTCCGCGGCGGCGGCGAGGGTGGCCGCCGGTGCCATCGGGCGCACCCGTCCGAGCAGTCCGGCCACGTCCTGCACCCAGACCAGGGTCGCGCGGGCCAGGTCCTCGCGCAGGGCCGCGTCGAAGACGGCGCTCGCCCGCAACTCACCCCAGGCGGTGCTGTTCTCCCGCACTTCCGGCGAGTCCTGGAACTCGAGGAGGAGCGCCTCGTCCAGTTCCTCTCGCGGACTGAGCGGCTCTCCGCTCTCGCCGCGCGCGGCGGTGTACCGCTCGGCCCGCTCGTTGATGAACTCCAGCGTGTGCCGCAGGATGCCCGTGCGGTCCTTGAAGTGGTAGTAGATCAGGCCGGTGGAGACCCCCGCCTCGGCCGCGAGCTCCTCCACGCGGAGCCCTCGGACACCGCGCCGGGCAATCACCCGCGCGGCCGCTTCCAGGATCTGAGTACTGCGTGACGCCATGACCATGAACCCTATCCGGACACCTGTCCCCGCTTGATCCGCGGGCTGCCACCACCGCTCAGGCCCGGGCGCACCCTCGCCTCTGCCGGTGACCATCTCCCTGACTTACTTTTCAGTAGATTGGGAACGTCGAGCACCGAGCCCCTCCGCAAGCATCAATGCGATACACAAGAAACCTCCATAAACTAGGACACACCATCCCAGCAATTTGACTGAAAATCCAGTCAGGACCACAGTGGAGGGCGTAGCCGCCTGTCCCCCACCACTGGACAGCTCGTCCGTCCATGAATCGGAGCGCACCGTGTCCCACCTCTCCCCCTCCCGCCGGGCGGCCCTGCGCGCCTTCGCCGCGATCGGCGGCGCGCTGGGGCTCGGCGCCACCACGGCATGCGGCTCCGACAAGTCCACCCGGACCGGATCGGACACCGGCACTGGCACCAAGCGGGCCAAGGCCACGGACGGTGGGCGCCGCTTCGGCGCGGAGTGGGAGAGCCACACGCGCACGTTCATGTCGTGGCCCGCACTGGCCTCCGTCTGGGAGGAGGACCTGCCCTACGTACGCGAGGACATCGCCCGCATCGCGCGGGCCGTCGGGGAGTACGAGGCCGTCGTGATGATGGCCCGGCCCGACCAGTTGAAGGCGGCGCAGCGGGCGTGCGGCTCACAGGTCGAGGTGATCCCGCTCGCCGTGGACGACCTGTGGGCCCGCGACACCGTCCCGGTCTTCGTCGAGGAGGACGGCGAAACCGTCGGCGTCGACTTCAACTTCAACGGCTGGGGCAACAAGCAGGAGCACACCAACGACGGCCAGGTGGGGCGCGCGCTCCTGCGTGAGTACGACATCCCCCGCGTCAAGGCACCGCTCGTCTCCGAGGGCGGTTCCTTCGAGACCGACGGCGAGGGCACCCTGCTCATCACCGAGAGCTCGATCGTCAACGACAACCGCAACCGCGGCAAGTCCCGCGACCGGATCGAGGCCGAGCTGCTCGAAACCCTCGGCCTGAAGAAGGTGATCTGGCTGGCAGGCGTGCGCGGCGAGGACATCACGGACGCGCACGTGGACAGCCTCGTACGGTTCACCGCGCCCGGTGTCGTCCTCCTGGACCAGGCGTTCCCCGGCACGCCCCCGGACTCCTGGTCCCGCTCCGCCGACCAGGCGCGGTCGGTGCTCAGCAAGGCGACCGACGCCCGAGGGCGGCGCTTCGAGATCATCGACCTGCCGCAGCCCGACCTCGACAAGATCACGGGTGAGGGTGACGACTTCGTGTCGACGTACGCCAACTTCTACATCGCCAACGACTCCGTGTTCATGCCGAAGTTCGGCGACCGGAAGGCCGACGACCGCGCTCGCGGCATCCTTCAGGACCACTTCCCCAAGCGGGACATCGTGCCTGTCCGCATCGACACCATCGCCTCCGGCGGAGGCGGCATCCACTGCTCGACCCACGACGAGCCGGGCAAGCCCGCCGACTGACCGGCCCGGCCGCGCCCCCGCCGGGTCACAGCAGCCGCCGGATCTCCCCCCGCACCCGGTAGAACCCGCCCGCCGCCGGGTGCAGGGCGTCCACGGCATAGCGCACTCCAGGCTCCCGTATCGCACGGGGGAACTGGACCCTCCAGGAGGAGTCGTAGCCCTCGGACACGACGTGCACGCGCAGGCGGCCGCCCTCCTGGACACACTCGACGACGATGGCTCCGGCGGGGGCGTGGGCGACGGTGGTCACCGCGGCCACGGCCGTGTCCGGCGCGTACGTGGGCACCGCGGCGGCGAGCTTGACGTCCCGCGCGACCGGCACCGTGCCCTGCTCCGCCGCGGAGATGGCCGCGTCGCTCGCGTCCACGCAGACCAGCGAGCCGTCCGTGGTCACCAAGTACAGCCGCTCGTCGTGGTACTGCATCGAAAGGGCCGAACCGCCGCCCGTGCCGAGCTTCCACAGACGGGTGCCGTCCTGGTCGAAGCAGTACACGGACGACGCCGCGTCACCGGCGAAGACGAACCGGCCGCCGGGCGAGGCCGCGCACGAGTACACCGCGCTGTCGCAGGCGTACGTGGCCTCGATCGCGCCGGTGGTCTTCGAAAGCCGCTGGACGGCGCGGTGTGCGGTGCCCGCGTAGACAGCCTCGGCCTCCTGCCA is a window from the Streptomyces spectabilis genome containing:
- a CDS encoding NAD(P)/FAD-dependent oxidoreductase, with the translated sequence MNHIVIVGGGFAGVWSAASAARVRGDADIRITLVSPHTDMVLRPRLYEAEPERAVVPLKRVLEPVGAEHVQATVAEIDTTGRQVVTSDGDVLTYDRLVLATGSQLIRPEVPGADLVFDVDTLAGAVALKEHLRDRTDFTAVVVGAGFTGLEVSTELAARGRVILVDRNPVVGPELGEGPRPAIEAALDRLGVERRLGTTVTAVKEGSAQLADGTWTEADAVIWTAGLRASPLTAQIEGSRDRFGRLEVDAQLRVSGAVFAAGDTAAARLDAEHVTVQSCQYAVPLGKTAGHNAAADLLGLPLIDFAPGPYVTDIDLGGAGAVFTRGWDREVESTGADGKLVKKWIMEKIEPPVDDAQEILNAAAYVHVVIPAAHEL
- a CDS encoding TetR/AcrR family transcriptional regulator, with protein sequence MASRSTQILEAAARVIARRGVRGLRVEELAAEAGVSTGLIYYHFKDRTGILRHTLEFINERAERYTAARGESGEPLSPREELDEALLLEFQDSPEVRENSTAWGELRASAVFDAALREDLARATLVWVQDVAGLLGRVRPMAPAATLAAAAERLTALLEGLSMRWLSGGLSLDHARGLVREAVDAELARLDRS
- a CDS encoding agmatine deiminase family protein encodes the protein MSHLSPSRRAALRAFAAIGGALGLGATTACGSDKSTRTGSDTGTGTKRAKATDGGRRFGAEWESHTRTFMSWPALASVWEEDLPYVREDIARIARAVGEYEAVVMMARPDQLKAAQRACGSQVEVIPLAVDDLWARDTVPVFVEEDGETVGVDFNFNGWGNKQEHTNDGQVGRALLREYDIPRVKAPLVSEGGSFETDGEGTLLITESSIVNDNRNRGKSRDRIEAELLETLGLKKVIWLAGVRGEDITDAHVDSLVRFTAPGVVLLDQAFPGTPPDSWSRSADQARSVLSKATDARGRRFEIIDLPQPDLDKITGEGDDFVSTYANFYIANDSVFMPKFGDRKADDRARGILQDHFPKRDIVPVRIDTIASGGGGIHCSTHDEPGKPAD
- a CDS encoding pyridoxamine 5'-phosphate oxidase family protein, whose protein sequence is MTDEQLPSALPETARTRHRRLREQGSRERARLDAVLEAGFLCHLGVVIDGTPMVVPTVYGSDGRHLYFHGSVASRSLVASPEAAVCVTVTHVDGLVLARSVFEHGVNYRSAMIYGVPRLVTDPEEKLAGLWRLTEQAAPGQWDYARQPNRKELAATALLALSLEEASVKIRTGAPEDGDGPDAALGIWAGVLPLNSTWGEPEADPLLPTGIAPPAHIAARGNTPAD